Proteins found in one Magnolia sinica isolate HGM2019 chromosome 5, MsV1, whole genome shotgun sequence genomic segment:
- the LOC131245398 gene encoding protein FAR1-RELATED SEQUENCE 5-like isoform X3, whose amino-acid sequence MDEKVVEEWTNEECNEDVDGEIDKGEEDKIKDHIAKREFVNDFGATCLVPYVGMEFASDGQAFELYNAYAKYVGFSVRRYSTRKSRRDGTILSRQFVCYRHGFREQRYVNRADRKRKVKAITRTGCEATLLVNKRNNGKWVVRKFVEEHNHNMVTGIKVHLLPSHRRIHADTEDEIDKRGCPSSRTTPAVKTMAIESGRSSTGNVGRDPRNYIMSSLPTKRLEKGEREILIKYFERLHAENPGFFFAVGFDKENDVTNFLWVDARSRMDYCCFGDVVTFDTTYNTNGCKMPFASFMGVNNHQQSVLFGCALLYDDTEASLVWLFETWLKSMLGRHPISMITDQDQSMTTAVAQVFPQTCHRFCLRHIFQNATIKAFSVHEDFAKDFRKCIYTRGTIVEFESQWVSLLEKYNARDNVWLKSMYEKREKWVPTYLRHTFFADTSTTHHSDSINSYFDGYVDMKVGSYEFIKQYERAIFNQRGKENEEDYRSNDIAPKLKSVLPMEEEAAKLYTRTIFVKFQEELFRKDRHIADKIEDDGTAITYRVTNHRKQGRGYTVNFNASETRANCSCQKFEFAGILCRHILLVFRMSNVISLPLHYVLRRWTKHAKPGDALEVLGIEMQGDDERAVWLRHYNLMLLSHNILSKGAKNAKIYDMVVCGLQHISKELDAAENDAASRQHENIELGQS is encoded by the coding sequence ATGGATGAGAAAGTGGTAGAAGAATGGACCAATGAAGAGTGTAACGAAGATGTGGATGGTGAAATTGATAAGGGAGAGGAAGATAAAATAAAGGATCATATTGCGAAGAGAGAATTTGTTAATGATTTTGGAGCTACGTGTCTTGTGCCTTATGTTGGTATGGAGTTTGCATCTGATGGCCAGGCATTTGAATTATACAATGCATATGCCAAATATGTGGGTTTTAGTGTTCGGCGGTACTCTACTCGTAAATCGCGACGTGACGGTACAATACTTTCTCGTCAATTTGTATGTTATAGACATGGTTTCCGTGAGCAAAGATATGTTAATAGAGCAGACCGAAAGcgaaaggtgaaggcaatcacgAGAACAGGTTGCGAAGCAACATTATTGGTAAATAAGAGAAACAATGGAAAATGGGTGGTTAGGAAATTTGTGGAAGAACACAACCATAACATGGTAACCGGGATAAAGGTGCATTTGCTTCCATCTCATAGACGGATACATGCTGATACAGAAGACGAGATTGATAAAAGGGGATGTCCAAGTTCAAGGACAACTCCAGCTGTCAAGACAATGGCAATAGAATCAGGACGGAGTAGTACTGGTAATGTTGGGAGAGATCCTAGAAATTATATAATGTCTTCGTTGCCAACAAAGCGTCTTGAGAAAGGGGAAAGGGAAATTTTGATTAAATACTTTGAGCGTTTGCATGCTGAGAATCCTGGCTTCTTCTTTGCAGTAGGATTTGATAAGGAAAACGATGTGACCAATTTTTTGTGGGTTGACGCTAGGTCACGTATGGACTATTGTTGCTTTGGGGATGTTGTTACCTTTGACACCACATACAATACAAATGGCTGTAAGATGCCATTTGCATCATTTATGGGAGTTAACAATCATCAGCAATCTGTTTTGTTTGGTTGTGCACTATTGTATGATGATACTGAAGCTTCCTTAGTGTGGTTGTTTGAGACTTGGTTGAAATCAATGTTGGGACGTCATCCAATCTCGATGATTACAGACCAAGATCAATCCATGACAACAGCAGTTGCACAAGTGTTCCCTCAAACCTGCCATCGATTTTGTCTGAGGCACATTTTTCAAAACGCCACCATCAAAGCATTTAGCGTCCATGAAGACTTTGCAAAGGATTTTAGGAAATGCATTTATACTAGAGGGACAATTGTAGAGTTTGAATCACAATGGGTTTCACTTCTTGAGAAGTATAATGCGAGGGATAATGTCTGGCTAAAGTCGATGTATGAGAAACGTGAGAAATGGGTTCCTACGTACTTGCGCCATACCTTCTTTGCGGATACATCAACTACTCACCACAGTGACAGCATAAACTCTTACTTTGATGGGTATGTGGATATGAAAGTAGGGTCTTATGAGTTTATTAAGCAGTACGAGAGAGCAATTTTCAATCAACGCGGGAAGGAAAACGAGGAGGACTATAGATCAAATGACATAGCTCCAAAATTGAAGTCAGTGCTGCCTATGGAAGAGGAAGCGGCAAAACTTTATACAAGAACAATTTTTGTGAAATTTCAAGAGGAATTGTTTAGGAAAGATAGACACATTGCGGACAAAATCGAAGATGATGGAACAGCCATCACATATAGAGTGACGAATCATCGCAAGCAAGGTAGGGGTTACACTGTGAATTTTAATGCTTCTGAAACCAGAGCCAATTGTAGCTGTCAAAAGTTTGAGTTTGCAGGCATCCTGTGTAGACATATATTATTAGTTTTTAGGATGTCAAATGTTATCAGTCTTCCCTTGCACTATGTTTTGAGAAGGTGGACAAAGCATGCTAAGCCTGGGGATGCACTGGAAGTACTCGGCATCGAGATGCAAGGTGATGATGAGAGAGCAGTATGGTTACGGCATTACAATCTCATGTTGCTGAGTCATAATATTTTGTCAAAGGGAGCAAAAAATGCAAAAATTTATGACATGGTTGTATGTGGCTTGCAACATATATCAAAGGAACTGGATGCTGCAGAAAATGATGCTGCTAGTCGCCAGCATGAAAATATTGAGCTAGGGCAGAGTTAA
- the LOC131245398 gene encoding protein FAR1-RELATED SEQUENCE 5-like isoform X1 gives MCRDSIHPSHASEYASYVVITGVNWLQEPDETGLPISQTYSPARGCKSNKSTAKISPQNLACVFCLTKVHNIVMDEKVVEEWTNEECNEDVDGEIDKGEEDKIKDHIAKREFVNDFGATCLVPYVGMEFASDGQAFELYNAYAKYVGFSVRRYSTRKSRRDGTILSRQFVCYRHGFREQRYVNRADRKRKVKAITRTGCEATLLVNKRNNGKWVVRKFVEEHNHNMVTGIKVHLLPSHRRIHADTEDEIDKRGCPSSRTTPAVKTMAIESGRSSTGNVGRDPRNYIMSSLPTKRLEKGEREILIKYFERLHAENPGFFFAVGFDKENDVTNFLWVDARSRMDYCCFGDVVTFDTTYNTNGCKMPFASFMGVNNHQQSVLFGCALLYDDTEASLVWLFETWLKSMLGRHPISMITDQDQSMTTAVAQVFPQTCHRFCLRHIFQNATIKAFSVHEDFAKDFRKCIYTRGTIVEFESQWVSLLEKYNARDNVWLKSMYEKREKWVPTYLRHTFFADTSTTHHSDSINSYFDGYVDMKVGSYEFIKQYERAIFNQRGKENEEDYRSNDIAPKLKSVLPMEEEAAKLYTRTIFVKFQEELFRKDRHIADKIEDDGTAITYRVTNHRKQGRGYTVNFNASETRANCSCQKFEFAGILCRHILLVFRMSNVISLPLHYVLRRWTKHAKPGDALEVLGIEMQGDDERAVWLRHYNLMLLSHNILSKGAKNAKIYDMVVCGLQHISKELDAAENDAASRQHENIELGQS, from the coding sequence TGTGTTTTGCTTAACCAAAGTCCATAATATTGTCATGGATGAGAAAGTGGTAGAAGAATGGACCAATGAAGAGTGTAACGAAGATGTGGATGGTGAAATTGATAAGGGAGAGGAAGATAAAATAAAGGATCATATTGCGAAGAGAGAATTTGTTAATGATTTTGGAGCTACGTGTCTTGTGCCTTATGTTGGTATGGAGTTTGCATCTGATGGCCAGGCATTTGAATTATACAATGCATATGCCAAATATGTGGGTTTTAGTGTTCGGCGGTACTCTACTCGTAAATCGCGACGTGACGGTACAATACTTTCTCGTCAATTTGTATGTTATAGACATGGTTTCCGTGAGCAAAGATATGTTAATAGAGCAGACCGAAAGcgaaaggtgaaggcaatcacgAGAACAGGTTGCGAAGCAACATTATTGGTAAATAAGAGAAACAATGGAAAATGGGTGGTTAGGAAATTTGTGGAAGAACACAACCATAACATGGTAACCGGGATAAAGGTGCATTTGCTTCCATCTCATAGACGGATACATGCTGATACAGAAGACGAGATTGATAAAAGGGGATGTCCAAGTTCAAGGACAACTCCAGCTGTCAAGACAATGGCAATAGAATCAGGACGGAGTAGTACTGGTAATGTTGGGAGAGATCCTAGAAATTATATAATGTCTTCGTTGCCAACAAAGCGTCTTGAGAAAGGGGAAAGGGAAATTTTGATTAAATACTTTGAGCGTTTGCATGCTGAGAATCCTGGCTTCTTCTTTGCAGTAGGATTTGATAAGGAAAACGATGTGACCAATTTTTTGTGGGTTGACGCTAGGTCACGTATGGACTATTGTTGCTTTGGGGATGTTGTTACCTTTGACACCACATACAATACAAATGGCTGTAAGATGCCATTTGCATCATTTATGGGAGTTAACAATCATCAGCAATCTGTTTTGTTTGGTTGTGCACTATTGTATGATGATACTGAAGCTTCCTTAGTGTGGTTGTTTGAGACTTGGTTGAAATCAATGTTGGGACGTCATCCAATCTCGATGATTACAGACCAAGATCAATCCATGACAACAGCAGTTGCACAAGTGTTCCCTCAAACCTGCCATCGATTTTGTCTGAGGCACATTTTTCAAAACGCCACCATCAAAGCATTTAGCGTCCATGAAGACTTTGCAAAGGATTTTAGGAAATGCATTTATACTAGAGGGACAATTGTAGAGTTTGAATCACAATGGGTTTCACTTCTTGAGAAGTATAATGCGAGGGATAATGTCTGGCTAAAGTCGATGTATGAGAAACGTGAGAAATGGGTTCCTACGTACTTGCGCCATACCTTCTTTGCGGATACATCAACTACTCACCACAGTGACAGCATAAACTCTTACTTTGATGGGTATGTGGATATGAAAGTAGGGTCTTATGAGTTTATTAAGCAGTACGAGAGAGCAATTTTCAATCAACGCGGGAAGGAAAACGAGGAGGACTATAGATCAAATGACATAGCTCCAAAATTGAAGTCAGTGCTGCCTATGGAAGAGGAAGCGGCAAAACTTTATACAAGAACAATTTTTGTGAAATTTCAAGAGGAATTGTTTAGGAAAGATAGACACATTGCGGACAAAATCGAAGATGATGGAACAGCCATCACATATAGAGTGACGAATCATCGCAAGCAAGGTAGGGGTTACACTGTGAATTTTAATGCTTCTGAAACCAGAGCCAATTGTAGCTGTCAAAAGTTTGAGTTTGCAGGCATCCTGTGTAGACATATATTATTAGTTTTTAGGATGTCAAATGTTATCAGTCTTCCCTTGCACTATGTTTTGAGAAGGTGGACAAAGCATGCTAAGCCTGGGGATGCACTGGAAGTACTCGGCATCGAGATGCAAGGTGATGATGAGAGAGCAGTATGGTTACGGCATTACAATCTCATGTTGCTGAGTCATAATATTTTGTCAAAGGGAGCAAAAAATGCAAAAATTTATGACATGGTTGTATGTGGCTTGCAACATATATCAAAGGAACTGGATGCTGCAGAAAATGATGCTGCTAGTCGCCAGCATGAAAATATTGAGCTAGGGCAGAGTTAA
- the LOC131245398 gene encoding protein FAR1-RELATED SEQUENCE 5-like isoform X2: MPTVPPFIFVTVYLQDTIPRVGIVLWSVFCLTKVHNIVMDEKVVEEWTNEECNEDVDGEIDKGEEDKIKDHIAKREFVNDFGATCLVPYVGMEFASDGQAFELYNAYAKYVGFSVRRYSTRKSRRDGTILSRQFVCYRHGFREQRYVNRADRKRKVKAITRTGCEATLLVNKRNNGKWVVRKFVEEHNHNMVTGIKVHLLPSHRRIHADTEDEIDKRGCPSSRTTPAVKTMAIESGRSSTGNVGRDPRNYIMSSLPTKRLEKGEREILIKYFERLHAENPGFFFAVGFDKENDVTNFLWVDARSRMDYCCFGDVVTFDTTYNTNGCKMPFASFMGVNNHQQSVLFGCALLYDDTEASLVWLFETWLKSMLGRHPISMITDQDQSMTTAVAQVFPQTCHRFCLRHIFQNATIKAFSVHEDFAKDFRKCIYTRGTIVEFESQWVSLLEKYNARDNVWLKSMYEKREKWVPTYLRHTFFADTSTTHHSDSINSYFDGYVDMKVGSYEFIKQYERAIFNQRGKENEEDYRSNDIAPKLKSVLPMEEEAAKLYTRTIFVKFQEELFRKDRHIADKIEDDGTAITYRVTNHRKQGRGYTVNFNASETRANCSCQKFEFAGILCRHILLVFRMSNVISLPLHYVLRRWTKHAKPGDALEVLGIEMQGDDERAVWLRHYNLMLLSHNILSKGAKNAKIYDMVVCGLQHISKELDAAENDAASRQHENIELGQS; encoded by the coding sequence TGTGTTTTGCTTAACCAAAGTCCATAATATTGTCATGGATGAGAAAGTGGTAGAAGAATGGACCAATGAAGAGTGTAACGAAGATGTGGATGGTGAAATTGATAAGGGAGAGGAAGATAAAATAAAGGATCATATTGCGAAGAGAGAATTTGTTAATGATTTTGGAGCTACGTGTCTTGTGCCTTATGTTGGTATGGAGTTTGCATCTGATGGCCAGGCATTTGAATTATACAATGCATATGCCAAATATGTGGGTTTTAGTGTTCGGCGGTACTCTACTCGTAAATCGCGACGTGACGGTACAATACTTTCTCGTCAATTTGTATGTTATAGACATGGTTTCCGTGAGCAAAGATATGTTAATAGAGCAGACCGAAAGcgaaaggtgaaggcaatcacgAGAACAGGTTGCGAAGCAACATTATTGGTAAATAAGAGAAACAATGGAAAATGGGTGGTTAGGAAATTTGTGGAAGAACACAACCATAACATGGTAACCGGGATAAAGGTGCATTTGCTTCCATCTCATAGACGGATACATGCTGATACAGAAGACGAGATTGATAAAAGGGGATGTCCAAGTTCAAGGACAACTCCAGCTGTCAAGACAATGGCAATAGAATCAGGACGGAGTAGTACTGGTAATGTTGGGAGAGATCCTAGAAATTATATAATGTCTTCGTTGCCAACAAAGCGTCTTGAGAAAGGGGAAAGGGAAATTTTGATTAAATACTTTGAGCGTTTGCATGCTGAGAATCCTGGCTTCTTCTTTGCAGTAGGATTTGATAAGGAAAACGATGTGACCAATTTTTTGTGGGTTGACGCTAGGTCACGTATGGACTATTGTTGCTTTGGGGATGTTGTTACCTTTGACACCACATACAATACAAATGGCTGTAAGATGCCATTTGCATCATTTATGGGAGTTAACAATCATCAGCAATCTGTTTTGTTTGGTTGTGCACTATTGTATGATGATACTGAAGCTTCCTTAGTGTGGTTGTTTGAGACTTGGTTGAAATCAATGTTGGGACGTCATCCAATCTCGATGATTACAGACCAAGATCAATCCATGACAACAGCAGTTGCACAAGTGTTCCCTCAAACCTGCCATCGATTTTGTCTGAGGCACATTTTTCAAAACGCCACCATCAAAGCATTTAGCGTCCATGAAGACTTTGCAAAGGATTTTAGGAAATGCATTTATACTAGAGGGACAATTGTAGAGTTTGAATCACAATGGGTTTCACTTCTTGAGAAGTATAATGCGAGGGATAATGTCTGGCTAAAGTCGATGTATGAGAAACGTGAGAAATGGGTTCCTACGTACTTGCGCCATACCTTCTTTGCGGATACATCAACTACTCACCACAGTGACAGCATAAACTCTTACTTTGATGGGTATGTGGATATGAAAGTAGGGTCTTATGAGTTTATTAAGCAGTACGAGAGAGCAATTTTCAATCAACGCGGGAAGGAAAACGAGGAGGACTATAGATCAAATGACATAGCTCCAAAATTGAAGTCAGTGCTGCCTATGGAAGAGGAAGCGGCAAAACTTTATACAAGAACAATTTTTGTGAAATTTCAAGAGGAATTGTTTAGGAAAGATAGACACATTGCGGACAAAATCGAAGATGATGGAACAGCCATCACATATAGAGTGACGAATCATCGCAAGCAAGGTAGGGGTTACACTGTGAATTTTAATGCTTCTGAAACCAGAGCCAATTGTAGCTGTCAAAAGTTTGAGTTTGCAGGCATCCTGTGTAGACATATATTATTAGTTTTTAGGATGTCAAATGTTATCAGTCTTCCCTTGCACTATGTTTTGAGAAGGTGGACAAAGCATGCTAAGCCTGGGGATGCACTGGAAGTACTCGGCATCGAGATGCAAGGTGATGATGAGAGAGCAGTATGGTTACGGCATTACAATCTCATGTTGCTGAGTCATAATATTTTGTCAAAGGGAGCAAAAAATGCAAAAATTTATGACATGGTTGTATGTGGCTTGCAACATATATCAAAGGAACTGGATGCTGCAGAAAATGATGCTGCTAGTCGCCAGCATGAAAATATTGAGCTAGGGCAGAGTTAA